From Tiliqua scincoides isolate rTilSci1 chromosome 2, rTilSci1.hap2, whole genome shotgun sequence, the proteins below share one genomic window:
- the EDEM1 gene encoding ER degradation-enhancing alpha-mannosidase-like protein 1, with the protein MQWRALVLALLALRLAGHALLWLAGPSLGLYQQRLRAFASPAACGSSPSSRCLQVGPHWASFLGRAWGGGGGGFSSGRAAAVPGGDEYEQRYSRAFPPHLRSQLRDAARSMFVFGYDNYMAHAFPQDELNPIHCRGRGPDRADPSNLNINDVLGNYSLTLIDALDTLAVMGNSSEFRKAVRLVIDTVSFDTDSTVQVFEATIRVLGSLLSAHIIITDANQPFGDMTIKGYDDELLHMAHDLAVRLLPAFENTKTGIPYPRVNLRTGVPSGSNNETCTAGAGSLLVEFGILSRLLGDSTFEWVARRAVKALWSLRSNDTGLLGNVVNIQTGHWVGKQSGLGAGLDSFYEYLLKSYILFGEKEDLEMFNDAYRSIQNHLRRGREACNEGEGDPPLYVNVNMFSGQLMNTWIDSLQAFFPGLQVLKGDVEDAICLHAFYYAIWKRYGALPERYNWQLQAPDVLFYPLRPELVESTYLLYQATKNPFYLHVGMDILQSLEKYTKAKCGYATLHHVIEKSKEDRMESFFLSETCKYLYLLFDEENPVHKSGNRYMFTTEGHIVSLDKRLRVSLWQDTFPEEQKKTEKLKPNDFRAANSTSNCNRVPDERRYLLPLKSIYMRQIDQMVGLI; encoded by the exons ATGCAATGGCGGGCGCTGGTGCTGGCGCTACTGGCCCTGCGGCTGGCCGGGCACGCGCTGCTGTGGCTGGCGGGGCCTAGCCTCGGCCTCTACCAGCAGCGCCTGCGGGCCTTCGCCTCCCCCGCCGCCTGCGGCTCGTCGCCGTCCTCGCGCTGCCTCCAGGTGGGCCCGCACTGGGCCTCTTTCCTGGGCAGGGCCTGgggcggcggtggcggcggctTCTCCTCGGGGCGGGCGGCAGCGGTCCCCGGCGGCGACGAGTACGAGCAGCGCTACAGCCGGGCCTTTCCGCCGCACCTCCGCAGCCAGCTGCGCGACGCCGCCCGCAGCATGTTCGTCTTCGGCTACGACAACTACATGGCGCACGCCTTCCCCCAGGACGAGCTCAACCCCATCCACTGCCGCGGCCGCGGCCCCGACAGAGCCGACCC TTCAAATCTGAATATCAATGATGTCCTTGGAAACTACTCGCTTACTCTGATTGATGCATTGGATACCCTGGCA GTAATGGGAAACTCTTCAGAGTTCCGGAAAGCAGTGAGATTAGTAATAGATACTGTGTCCTTTGATACGGATTCGACTGTCCAAGTCTTTGAGGCAACAATTAG GGTTTTGGGAAGTTTGCTTTCGGCCCACATCATAATTACTGATGCTAATCAGCCTTTTGGTGATATGACTATTAAGGGCTATGATGATGAGCTCTTGCATATGGCACATGACCTGGCAGTGAGGCTGTTACCTGcttttgaaaataccaaaactGGGATTCCTTATCCTCGG GTAAATTTAAGAACAGGAGTTCCTTCTGGTAGCAATAATGAGACTTGCACTGCTGGAGCTGGCTCTCTATTGGTGGAATTTGGAATTCTTAGCCGGCTTCTTGGGGATTCTACTTTTGAATGGGTTGCCAGGCGAGCTGTGAAAGCACTCTGGAGTCTGAGGAGCAATGACACTGGATTATTAG GCAATGTTGTAAATATTCAAACTGGCCACTGGGTTGGAAAGCAGAGTGGCTTGGGAGCAGGGTTAGACTCCTTCTATGAATATCTTTTGAAATCTTATATACTTTTTGGAGAAAAAGAAGATCTGGAGATGTTCAATGATGCTTATCGGAGTATTCAGAACCACTTAAGGCGAGG GAGGGAAGCCTGCAATGAAGGTGAAGGGGACCCACCTCTCTATGTGAATGTAAATATGTTCAGTGGGCAGTTGATGAACACCTGGATTGATTCACTTCAGGCATTTTTTCCTGGACTTCAG GTTTTAAAAGGTGATGTAGAAGATGCCATTTGCCTCCATGCATTTTATTATGCCATATGGAAACGATATGGAGCTCTTCCAGAAAGGTACAACTGGCAGTTACAGGCACCTGATGTCCTCTTTTATCCTCTAAGGCCAGAGTTAGTAGAATCTACATATCTTCTTTATCAG GCCACCAAGAATCCTTTTTATCTTCATGTGGGAATGGACATTCTTCAGAGTCTGGAGAAGTATACAAAAGCAAA ATGTGGCTATGCTACTCTGCACCATGTCATAGAGAAGTCCAAAGAAGATAGGATGGAAAGCTTTTTTCTCAGTGAGACATGTAAATACTTGTACCTG TTATTTGATGAAGAAAATCCAGTACACAAATCGGGCAATAGATACATGTTTACTACAGAAGGACATATAGTTTCTCTGGATAAGCGTCTTCGGGTCTCGTTATGGCAAGATACCTTTCCTGAAGAGCAGAAGAAAACTGAAAAGCTGAAGCCTAATGATTTCAGAGCAGCCAACTCCACTTCTAAT TGCAACAGAGTACCAGATGAAAGGAGATACCTACTGCCTCTGAAGAGTATTTATATGAGACAGATTGATCAGATGGTTGGCCTGATCTGA